A portion of the Paenibacillus hamazuiensis genome contains these proteins:
- a CDS encoding peptidoglycan DD-metalloendopeptidase family protein, with protein sequence MKLNKLHHKLTFVIIPEAGRSVYRIRLSRAAAYAGLAGLGLILAIAGYVYLIHTETVVTTQAYKYEMHGKTVRLEQDVASKNQTIEELKNEIFQLSQQAEEIKAKVEEMKKLESHLKGDSSPEGASKTVSEAVPSPAEAAGGIGGPAVPVSLSQVKGIASETRSLFTALGAEMNTLQARLTEAKRLVFEKQLKWNATPTLWPTASRTITSPFGYRKDPFTAKLSFHRGIDIAGKTGDPVYATAEGIVRTAGFDRFHGNNIVVEHAGGLITWYMHLNKTNVKNGDKVHKGQLIGLMGSTGRSTGPHLHYEVQLHGKSTNPQNYLPPAK encoded by the coding sequence TTCACCATAAACTGACCTTCGTGATCATTCCGGAGGCGGGTCGAAGCGTATACCGGATCCGGCTCTCCCGTGCGGCCGCTTATGCAGGACTGGCGGGCCTGGGGCTGATTTTGGCGATCGCAGGGTACGTTTACCTGATTCACACGGAAACCGTCGTAACGACACAAGCTTACAAATATGAGATGCACGGCAAAACCGTGCGGTTGGAACAAGATGTCGCAAGCAAAAATCAGACGATCGAGGAGCTGAAAAATGAAATTTTCCAGCTGTCTCAGCAAGCCGAGGAGATCAAAGCGAAGGTTGAGGAAATGAAAAAGCTGGAAAGCCATTTGAAAGGGGATTCTTCGCCGGAGGGAGCATCCAAAACTGTTTCGGAGGCGGTCCCCTCCCCTGCAGAGGCTGCGGGCGGCATAGGCGGACCGGCCGTTCCGGTCTCTCTCTCTCAGGTGAAAGGCATCGCGTCCGAAACCCGCAGCCTCTTTACAGCGCTGGGAGCGGAGATGAATACGCTGCAAGCCCGTCTGACGGAAGCGAAGCGGCTTGTGTTTGAAAAGCAGCTGAAGTGGAACGCGACTCCGACGTTATGGCCGACGGCTTCCCGGACGATCACGTCGCCTTTCGGCTACCGGAAGGATCCGTTTACCGCCAAGCTCAGCTTCCATCGGGGGATCGACATCGCCGGCAAAACAGGCGATCCGGTTTATGCAACAGCCGAAGGGATCGTGAGGACCGCAGGCTTCGATCGTTTTCACGGGAATAACATCGTCGTGGAACATGCCGGAGGGTTGATAACCTGGTACATGCATCTGAACAAAACGAACGTCAAAAACGGCGATAAAGTACATAAAGGCCAACTGATCGGGCTTATGGGTTCAACCGGCCGCAGTACCGGGCCGCATCTTCACTATGAAGTCCAGCTTCACGGCAAAAGCACCAATCCGCAAAACTATTTGCCTCCAGCGAAATGA
- a CDS encoding bactofilin family protein, which translates to MFHKKTAVHPGTTDTLIGEGTVFNGSLSSKADIRIEGQVIGEIHSAGEITIGEKGYVQAEIKTKDIIVAGKLQGKVAASGRLTITSTGQLKGTVQAKALVIDQGAVFQGTSDMKAPDFSPAAEDSAETKRTQEGAQPLPATV; encoded by the coding sequence ATGTTCCATAAAAAGACGGCGGTACACCCCGGAACTACGGATACGCTGATCGGGGAAGGCACCGTATTCAATGGCAGCTTGTCCTCCAAGGCGGACATCCGCATTGAGGGGCAGGTGATCGGAGAAATTCATTCGGCCGGCGAGATCACCATCGGCGAGAAAGGCTATGTGCAGGCCGAAATCAAAACGAAAGACATCATCGTCGCCGGAAAGCTTCAAGGGAAAGTCGCCGCTTCCGGGCGGCTGACGATTACATCGACGGGTCAGCTGAAGGGGACCGTTCAGGCCAAGGCGTTGGTCATTGATCAAGGTGCGGTATTTCAGGGAACAAGCGATATGAAGGCGCCCGATTTTTCCCCTGCAGCCGAAGATTCTGCGGAAACGAAGAGAACGCAGGAAGGTGCGCAGCCGCTTCCTGCCACCGTCTAA